The following are encoded together in the Sphingomonas insulae genome:
- a CDS encoding acyl-CoA dehydrogenase has protein sequence MAGMGKFDWADPFLLDDQLTEDERMIRDTAQSYAQDKLAPRIVHAFQHEHTDPDIFREMGELGLLGPTVPEEYGGVGAGYVAYGLVAREVERIDSGYRSMMSVQSSLVMYPIHAYGSEEQKRTFLPRLASGEYIGCFGLTEPDAGSDPGGMTTRARRVDGGYVISGAKTWISNSPIADVFVVWAKSDAHGGAIRGFILTKGMKGLSAPKIEGKLSLRASITGGIVMEDVEVGDDALLPDVEGLKGPFGCLNRARYGISWGALGAAEFCFHAARQYGLDRKQFGTPLAGRQLYQKKLADMETEIALGLQASLRVGRLMDDGRFAPEMVSIVKRNNVGKALDIARMARDMHGGNGISGEYQVMRHAMNLETVNTYEGAHDVHALILGRAITGIAAF, from the coding sequence ATGGCCGGCATGGGCAAGTTCGACTGGGCCGATCCCTTCCTGCTCGACGATCAGTTGACCGAGGACGAGCGGATGATCCGCGACACCGCGCAAAGCTATGCGCAGGACAAGCTCGCGCCGCGCATCGTCCATGCGTTCCAGCACGAACATACCGACCCCGACATCTTCCGCGAAATGGGGGAACTCGGCCTGCTCGGCCCGACGGTGCCGGAGGAATATGGCGGCGTCGGCGCGGGTTATGTCGCGTACGGGCTGGTGGCGCGGGAAGTCGAACGGATCGACAGCGGCTACCGCTCGATGATGAGCGTCCAGTCCAGCCTCGTCATGTATCCGATCCACGCCTACGGATCCGAAGAGCAGAAGCGCACCTTCCTGCCCCGGCTCGCGTCGGGGGAATATATCGGCTGCTTCGGCCTTACCGAACCTGATGCCGGCTCCGACCCCGGCGGCATGACCACCCGCGCGAGGCGGGTCGATGGCGGCTACGTCATCTCCGGCGCCAAGACCTGGATTTCGAACAGCCCGATCGCCGACGTTTTCGTCGTCTGGGCCAAGTCCGATGCGCACGGCGGTGCGATCCGTGGCTTCATCCTCACCAAGGGCATGAAGGGCCTCTCCGCCCCCAAGATCGAGGGCAAGCTCTCGCTGCGCGCGTCGATCACCGGCGGCATCGTCATGGAGGATGTCGAGGTCGGCGACGATGCGCTGCTGCCCGATGTCGAGGGGCTGAAGGGGCCGTTCGGCTGCCTCAACCGCGCCCGCTACGGCATCAGCTGGGGCGCGCTTGGCGCCGCCGAATTCTGCTTCCACGCCGCCCGCCAATACGGCCTCGATCGCAAGCAGTTCGGCACCCCGCTCGCCGGCCGCCAGCTCTACCAGAAGAAGCTCGCCGACATGGAGACGGAGATCGCGCTCGGCCTGCAAGCCTCCCTGCGCGTCGGGCGGTTGATGGACGATGGCCGGTTCGCGCCGGAAATGGTCTCGATCGTCAAGCGCAACAACGTCGGCAAGGCGCTCGACATCGCCCGGATGGCGCGCGACATGCACGGCGGCAACGGCATCTCCGGCGAATATCAGGTCATGCGCCACGCCATGAACCTCGAAACCGTCAACACCTATGAAGGCGCGCACGACGTCCACGCGCTGATCCTCGGTCGCGCCATCACCGGCATCGCCGCGTTTTGA
- a CDS encoding sugar MFS transporter: MAMHIDTNSTGASGDASHGYDAPDLRVFVIALFFIFGGITSLNDIIIPKLKELFTLSHAASMLVQSAFFLAYALFSLPAAAIVRRAGYMRTASIGLVTMMVGCLLFIPAAQSATFGMFLLALFVLGAGITIVQVVANPLISLLGKPETASSRLTFAQAFNSLGTTIFPRVGSSLILGGLASVSAASLSGAALISYRQEASQAIVHTYLGLAVALAVIAAVVWTRRNRLNEEQDQTGSIFHAFSLLKRPRFAMGAACIFLYVGAEVAIGSVIVLYLMQSSVFGISDQAAGNYVAYYWGGALVGRFIGSYVLTRIAPGKVLATVATGAITLILISANTTGTLSGYALLAIGLMNSIMFPTIFTLASEGLGKRAAEGSGVIATAIVGGAIVPPLTGVVADITGSMQFSLLLPAVCYAIILAYGLYARKPVVEVERAA; the protein is encoded by the coding sequence ATGGCCATGCATATCGACACCAATTCCACCGGCGCGTCGGGGGACGCGAGCCACGGCTATGATGCCCCCGACCTGCGCGTCTTCGTCATCGCGCTGTTCTTCATCTTCGGCGGCATCACGAGCCTGAACGACATCATCATCCCGAAGCTGAAGGAGCTGTTCACGCTCAGTCATGCCGCCTCGATGCTGGTCCAGTCCGCCTTCTTCCTCGCCTATGCGCTGTTCTCGCTGCCGGCGGCGGCGATCGTGCGGCGGGCGGGCTACATGCGCACCGCCTCGATCGGCCTCGTCACGATGATGGTCGGCTGCCTGCTGTTCATCCCGGCGGCGCAGAGCGCGACGTTCGGCATGTTCCTGCTCGCGCTGTTCGTGCTGGGCGCAGGGATCACGATCGTCCAGGTGGTGGCGAACCCGCTGATCTCGCTGCTCGGCAAGCCCGAAACGGCATCGAGCCGGCTGACCTTCGCGCAGGCGTTCAACTCGCTCGGCACGACGATCTTCCCGCGGGTCGGGTCGTCGCTGATCCTCGGCGGGCTCGCCAGCGTCAGCGCGGCGTCGTTGAGCGGTGCGGCATTGATCAGCTATCGCCAGGAGGCGTCGCAGGCGATCGTCCACACCTATCTGGGCCTTGCGGTCGCCCTTGCGGTGATCGCCGCGGTCGTGTGGACCCGCCGCAACCGCCTGAACGAGGAGCAGGACCAGACCGGCAGCATCTTCCACGCCTTCAGCCTGCTGAAGCGGCCCCGCTTCGCGATGGGCGCCGCCTGCATCTTCCTGTACGTCGGTGCGGAGGTGGCGATCGGATCGGTCATCGTCCTCTACCTGATGCAATCGTCGGTATTCGGGATCAGCGACCAGGCGGCGGGCAATTACGTCGCCTATTACTGGGGCGGTGCGCTGGTCGGCCGCTTCATCGGATCGTACGTGCTGACCCGCATCGCGCCGGGCAAGGTGCTGGCGACGGTGGCAACCGGCGCGATCACGCTCATCCTGATTTCCGCCAACACTACCGGTACGCTGTCGGGCTATGCGCTGCTGGCGATCGGCCTGATGAATTCGATCATGTTCCCGACAATCTTCACGCTGGCGAGCGAAGGACTGGGCAAGCGTGCGGCGGAGGGATCGGGGGTCATTGCGACGGCGATCGTCGGCGGTGCGATCGTGCCGCCGTTGACCGGCGTGGTGGCCGACATCACCGGATCGATGCAGTTCTCGCTGCTGCTGCCGGCGGTCTGCTATGCGATCATTCTGGCCTATGGCCTGTACGCGCGAAAGCCGGTGGTCGAGGTCGAGCGCGCGGCCTGA
- a CDS encoding (2Fe-2S)-binding protein encodes MSRLTVNNQPVEYRLDPATPLLWALRDASNLTGTKYGCGTGHCGACTVDVDGRAVRSCQVPIGGIEGTYVTTIEGLSRERNHPLQLAFIAAEVPQCGFCIPGIIMTASVLLKHDADPGEAAIRGAIRNICRCGVYPRLIEAIQRAARAARGEETIPAGARPGIDPADAARVVPALVAPMHDSGSSPAD; translated from the coding sequence ATGTCGCGTCTCACCGTCAACAACCAGCCGGTCGAATATCGTCTCGACCCTGCGACGCCGTTGCTGTGGGCGCTGCGCGACGCATCCAACCTCACCGGCACCAAATATGGTTGCGGCACCGGCCATTGCGGTGCCTGCACCGTCGATGTCGACGGCCGGGCGGTGCGATCCTGCCAGGTACCGATCGGCGGTATCGAGGGGACGTACGTCACCACGATCGAGGGGCTGTCGCGCGAACGCAATCACCCGCTGCAACTGGCCTTCATCGCCGCGGAGGTGCCGCAATGCGGCTTTTGCATCCCCGGCATCATCATGACGGCATCGGTACTGCTGAAGCACGACGCCGATCCGGGCGAGGCGGCGATCCGCGGCGCGATCCGCAACATCTGCCGCTGCGGTGTCTACCCGCGACTGATCGAGGCGATCCAGCGCGCCGCCCGCGCGGCGCGGGGCGAGGAGACGATCCCCGCCGGCGCCCGCCCCGGCATCGACCCCGCCGACGCTGCGCGCGTCGTGCCGGCGCTGGTCGCACCCATGCACGATTCCGGCTCGTCGCCAGCCGATTAG
- a CDS encoding DODA-type extradiol aromatic ring-opening family dioxygenase yields the protein MTLPTMFVPHGGGPCFFMDPMGGPPDPMWRPMQAYLAGLIASLPERPRAILMVSGHWEAPAVTVHVGARPRLLFDYYGFPEHTYRLRWDAPGAPVIARRAAALLQAAGHVVAEEDARGWDHGVFIPMMVADPDAAIPLVQMSLRADLDPAAHIAIGRALAPLRDERVLIVGSGMSFHNLRARGAQVTPVAAEWDEALAAAVTDADPARRAARVADWELLPHARFAHPEAEHLLPLMVALGAGGDGAATRDYRDVVMGWAVSAFRFG from the coding sequence ATGACCCTTCCCACGATGTTCGTGCCGCATGGCGGCGGCCCCTGCTTCTTCATGGACCCGATGGGCGGCCCGCCCGACCCGATGTGGCGACCGATGCAGGCCTATCTGGCCGGACTGATCGCATCGCTGCCCGAACGGCCTCGCGCCATCCTGATGGTGTCGGGCCATTGGGAGGCGCCGGCGGTGACGGTGCATGTCGGCGCGCGGCCGCGGCTGCTGTTCGATTATTACGGCTTTCCCGAGCACACCTATCGCTTGCGCTGGGATGCGCCGGGGGCGCCGGTGATTGCGCGGCGGGCCGCGGCATTGCTACAGGCGGCGGGGCATGTGGTGGCCGAGGAGGATGCGCGCGGCTGGGACCACGGCGTCTTCATCCCGATGATGGTCGCCGACCCCGATGCCGCTATCCCGCTGGTGCAGATGTCACTGCGCGCCGACCTGGACCCGGCGGCGCATATCGCGATCGGCCGGGCGCTGGCGCCGTTGCGCGACGAGCGGGTGTTGATCGTCGGTTCGGGCATGAGCTTTCACAATCTGCGCGCGCGCGGTGCACAGGTGACGCCGGTCGCGGCCGAATGGGATGAGGCGCTGGCGGCGGCGGTGACCGACGCCGACCCGGCGCGGCGCGCGGCGCGGGTGGCGGATTGGGAATTGCTGCCCCATGCGCGCTTCGCACATCCCGAGGCGGAGCATCTGCTGCCGCTGATGGTCGCGCTGGGCGCGGGCGGCGACGGGGCAGCGACCCGCGATTACCGCGACGTGGTGATGGGGTGGGCGGTGTCCGCTTTCCGTTTCGGCTGA
- a CDS encoding CaiB/BaiF CoA transferase family protein, whose translation MNHPLAGLRVLELARILAGPWAGQVLADLGATVTKIESPAGDDTRTWGPPFVTYDDGTQDAAYFHACNRGKTSHVIDFTTAEGQATVRALAAESDVLIENFKVGGLAKYGLDYGTLSALNPALVYCSITGFGQDGPYAARAGYDFIVQGMSGMMDLTGEPNGAPQKIGVAMADMTTGLYAVIAIQAALAMRARTGRGQHIDMALLDTMTGVLANQAANYFASGITPPRVGNAHLNVCPYAVFETADGWFILAVGNDSQFRRFCAIVGMDAEDPRYATNALRLEHRAPLFDAITVATKRFDRDDLLARLETAGVPAGPINTVEQALTDPQIVARGMVLDTAPIKGLRTPIRFSDADLATGRPAPRLGSADR comes from the coding sequence TTGAACCACCCCCTCGCCGGCCTCAGGGTCCTCGAACTCGCCCGTATCCTCGCCGGCCCCTGGGCGGGACAGGTCCTCGCCGATCTCGGCGCGACCGTGACGAAGATCGAATCCCCCGCCGGCGACGACACCCGCACCTGGGGCCCTCCCTTCGTCACCTACGACGACGGCACGCAGGACGCGGCCTATTTCCACGCCTGCAACCGCGGCAAGACCAGCCACGTCATCGACTTCACCACCGCCGAAGGCCAGGCGACGGTCCGCGCCCTTGCCGCCGAATCCGACGTCCTGATCGAAAACTTCAAGGTCGGCGGCCTCGCCAAATATGGCCTCGACTACGGCACCTTGTCCGCGCTCAACCCTGCCCTCGTCTATTGCTCGATCACCGGTTTCGGTCAGGATGGTCCCTATGCGGCCCGCGCCGGCTACGATTTCATCGTCCAAGGCATGAGCGGGATGATGGACCTCACCGGCGAGCCCAACGGCGCGCCGCAGAAGATCGGCGTCGCGATGGCCGACATGACCACCGGCCTGTACGCGGTCATCGCCATCCAGGCCGCGCTGGCGATGCGGGCCCGTACCGGCCGCGGCCAGCATATCGACATGGCGCTGCTCGACACGATGACCGGCGTGCTCGCGAACCAGGCCGCCAATTATTTCGCCAGCGGCATAACCCCGCCACGGGTCGGCAACGCCCACCTCAACGTCTGCCCCTATGCGGTGTTCGAGACCGCCGACGGCTGGTTCATCCTGGCGGTAGGCAACGATAGCCAATTTCGCCGGTTCTGCGCGATCGTCGGCATGGACGCCGAGGACCCCCGCTACGCCACCAACGCGCTCCGGCTCGAACATCGCGCACCGCTGTTCGACGCCATCACCGTGGCGACGAAGCGCTTCGACCGCGACGACCTGCTTGCCCGGCTCGAAACCGCCGGCGTTCCCGCCGGCCCGATCAACACCGTCGAACAGGCGCTGACCGATCCCCAGATCGTCGCCCGCGGCATGGTGCTCGATACCGCTCCGATCAAAGGGCTGCGTACGCCCATCCGGTTCTCCGATGCGGATCTCGCGACGGGCAGGCCGGCGCCACGCTTGGGCTCCGCCGATCGATAG
- a CDS encoding RcnB family protein yields the protein MKRVIKALLAASMLMPIAAQAQEQDGRGSGQGRRGEWGQRGDRPERSAEVGIDAQVRAERPRRADVQADRRQAPAPQPDRGDRDARGWNRPDGNRQNGDRPDRQRDDRQPGGDWNRRDPAQAGNGWRQPDRGDRRDDRPDNRDGRDWRDGRDGRRPGFVRNDDRSGGGWRGDDGRGWNDGRRYDNRGGAWNRGWRNDTRYDWNRYRQANRGAYRLPRYYAPSGWGQGYRRYSVGVSLSSILFNRNYWIEDPYSYRLPEAYGPYRWVRYYDDALLVDIRSGQVVDSVYGIFY from the coding sequence ATGAAACGCGTAATCAAGGCTTTGCTGGCGGCATCGATGCTGATGCCGATCGCCGCGCAGGCACAGGAACAGGACGGCCGCGGTTCTGGCCAGGGGCGCCGCGGCGAATGGGGCCAGCGCGGCGACCGTCCGGAACGGTCGGCCGAGGTTGGTATCGATGCGCAGGTGCGTGCCGAACGCCCACGCCGGGCCGACGTTCAGGCCGACCGCCGGCAGGCTCCGGCACCGCAGCCCGATCGCGGCGATCGCGACGCGCGCGGCTGGAACCGCCCGGACGGAAACCGCCAGAACGGCGACCGGCCCGATCGCCAGCGTGACGACCGCCAGCCGGGCGGTGATTGGAACCGCCGCGATCCTGCGCAGGCCGGCAACGGCTGGCGTCAGCCCGACCGCGGCGACCGACGCGACGACCGTCCAGACAACCGCGATGGCCGCGATTGGCGCGATGGCCGCGATGGCCGCCGTCCCGGCTTCGTCCGCAACGACGATCGCAGCGGTGGCGGCTGGCGCGGCGACGACGGGCGCGGCTGGAACGATGGTCGCCGCTACGACAATCGCGGCGGGGCCTGGAACCGCGGCTGGCGCAACGACACGCGCTACGACTGGAACCGCTATCGCCAGGCGAACCGCGGCGCCTATCGCCTGCCACGCTATTACGCGCCGTCGGGCTGGGGCCAGGGCTATCGCCGCTACTCGGTCGGCGTGTCGCTGTCCTCGATCCTGTTCAACCGCAACTATTGGATCGAGGATCCCTACAGCTATCGCCTGCCCGAGGCGTACGGCCCGTATCGCTGGGTACGTTACTACGACGATGCGCTGCTGGTCGACATCCGCAGCGGCCAGGTGGTCGATTCGGTCTACGGCATCTTCTATTGA
- a CDS encoding CaiB/BaiF CoA transferase family protein, whose translation MAPPPLAGLRIVELAGIGPGPFCGMMLADHGAEVIRIDRGVQPGFSDPAKDPLLRSRRSVSLDLKTPQGIAAVRRIAASADGLIEGFRPGVMERLGLGPDVLLADNPRLVYGRMTGWGQDGPMAQQPGHDINYIALSGTLHALGQAGGKPMPPINMVGDFGGGGMLLAFGMLAALLHAQRTGKGQVVDAAMTDGSALLMSMIWGFRAMGRWSDARGTNLLDGGAPFYDTYATGDGRWIAVGAIEPAFYAALRRVLGLDGPLWDRQFDASAWPAMRAALTACFLTRPRDAWVAAFDGTEACVTPVLDYDEAAAHPHNVDRATLAGTAGVLQPAPAPRYSASTTVPPAMATTRTDATLLAELGFSAGDIAALGH comes from the coding sequence ATGGCCCCGCCGCCCCTCGCCGGCCTGCGGATCGTCGAACTTGCCGGCATCGGCCCCGGCCCGTTCTGCGGCATGATGCTCGCCGACCATGGCGCAGAGGTGATCCGTATCGACCGCGGCGTACAGCCCGGCTTCAGCGATCCCGCGAAGGACCCGCTGCTCCGCTCCCGCCGCTCGGTGTCGCTCGACCTCAAGACGCCGCAGGGCATAGCCGCCGTCCGCCGCATCGCGGCGAGCGCCGATGGCCTGATCGAGGGCTTCCGACCCGGCGTGATGGAGCGGCTCGGCCTTGGTCCCGACGTGCTGCTCGCCGACAATCCGCGCCTCGTCTACGGCCGGATGACGGGCTGGGGGCAGGACGGGCCGATGGCGCAGCAGCCGGGCCACGACATCAATTATATCGCGCTGTCCGGCACCCTCCACGCGCTCGGCCAGGCCGGCGGCAAGCCGATGCCACCCATCAACATGGTCGGCGATTTCGGCGGTGGCGGCATGCTGCTCGCCTTCGGCATGCTCGCCGCCCTGCTCCACGCGCAACGCACCGGCAAGGGGCAGGTGGTGGATGCCGCGATGACCGATGGGTCGGCGCTGTTGATGAGCATGATCTGGGGCTTTCGCGCGATGGGCCGGTGGAGCGATGCGCGCGGCACCAACCTGCTCGACGGCGGCGCGCCCTTCTACGATACCTATGCGACCGGCGACGGCCGCTGGATCGCGGTCGGCGCGATCGAACCCGCCTTCTACGCCGCGCTTCGCCGCGTGCTGGGCCTCGACGGGCCGCTCTGGGATCGCCAGTTCGATGCCAGCGCCTGGCCCGCCATGCGCGCGGCATTGACCGCCTGCTTCCTCACCCGACCGCGGGACGCCTGGGTCGCGGCGTTCGACGGGACGGAGGCGTGCGTCACCCCCGTGCTGGACTATGACGAGGCTGCCGCGCACCCGCACAACGTCGACCGTGCGACGCTGGCCGGCACGGCGGGCGTCCTGCAACCGGCGCCCGCGCCGCGTTATTCCGCTAGCACGACCGTACCGCCGGCCATGGCGACGACGCGAACCGATGCGACGCTGTTGGCGGAACTGGGCTTTTCGGCCGGGGACATCGCTGCCCTCGGCCATTGA